From Primulina huaijiensis isolate GDHJ02 chromosome 15, ASM1229523v2, whole genome shotgun sequence, one genomic window encodes:
- the LOC140960072 gene encoding uncharacterized protein, protein MVSETAATNHSSEEVEKELEPEVKIMEHVQVVSKQLPAEKAAREYIGNVEVLSDKEMEESEAEHAKVETAEEKKDELEKIINAGEQSSVEGEIEDKLDTETVEKQKEPKVETSVEEKLGEPEKEVEVSKQLPAKRAASNVEVMPDKEMEEAEAEIAKVEKAEEKKDELEKIIIAGEQSSVEAVEEKVENVDKNPGEQVETIEEKEERGAESKPEEISETEPVEKLEQSTVESIEEKQEEPGETVLVPLRSSVDPVEEKVEVLEELPVKEVEVNVEKEGTVSEAEPAEKQEEFEVKPVDEKVDEPTKTAEQSSVKAIGEIVEKTLPAKEVEETAVKEVDVSETEIKPEETEKLEESKVELPEEKPDKPKEIVNAVEEEDKSIEKGEELPSNVVEKIQEAEDKEPKVSVVESKPEEISETKPIESVEKKSVQPEKIVDVPVQTSFLKKLGEAEELPAKEMEASDNKEPEEIPETEPAEQLEGSEVASAKEKLDESIKIFDVQEQSSPQIDKDKIEKGVELPTKELEVMSEKENEVPEAEFKHEEISETEPAEKQDESKLELVEENLNEPTKIVDVPEQSVKVVVEEKVGRIEESPAKEVDVTAEDSVKVSEDENIPEEINETKPVETIEEKSVEPKKIVDVAEKLSVEEKVEQFPSKEVEAPVEKEAKILEAELKPEEISESTPEEKLVEQTEVTERHEKDPTAAEPLEKEVKEVKPEEISEFTPEEKLVEQSEVTEQREKEPPAAEPSEKEVKVLEVELKPEEITESTQEKLAEQSEVTEQHEKEPPAAEPSDKEVKVLVAELKPEEIYESTPEEKLVEQSEVTEQHEKEPLAAEPFEKESKVLEAELKPEKISESTLEEKLIEQSEVTEQRDKPPPTAEPVENEANVFEAELKPEEISESTPKEKLVKQSEVTEQSVKELPASEPMEQGKVEALAEKLDETKLSNTEEPNILETRVEEISEKADAPNDQQKESVKNIVEIDPQPEEKVVDSGKNELETEAQEDKSVTTREMIPCEAKPTESEATEKLVKEEVTSGDIELLAENGKTKNEAEVEGNGNEEATKEAEKCEPATQIEKISRSLKEKLEQEKRDDETTKTDVQTEATNESEDTKSAEDSCKEEVLVKTSQKQSNNIMKMVKHSLVKAKKAIIGKSANSKTPVSEMNGDEVSK, encoded by the exons ATGGTTAGTGAGACTGCTGCTACGAATCATTCTTCTGAG GAAGTTGAGAAGGAATTAGAACCGGAGGTGAAAATAATGGAACATGTTCAAGTTGTCTCGAAACAATTACCAGCTGAGAAAGCTGCTAGAGAATACATAGGTAATGTCGAGGTATTGTCAGATAAAGAAATGGAAGAATCAGAGGCTGAACATGCTAAAGTTGAGACGGCTgaagaaaagaaagatgaaCTAGAAAAAATAATCAATGCTGGGGAGCAATCTTCGGTTGAAGGCGAAATAGAAGATAAATTAGATACCGAAACTGTTGAAAAACAGAAAGAACCGAAAGTTGAGACGTCTGTGGAGGAAAAACTCGGTGAACCAGAAAAAGAAGTTGAAGTCTCGAAACAATTACCAGCTAAGAGAGCTGCTAGTAATGTTGAGGTAATGCCAGATAAAGAAATGGAGGAGGCAGAGGCTGAGATTGCTAAAGTTGAGAAGGCTgaagaaaagaaagatgaaCTAGAAAAAATAATCATTGCTGGGGAGCAATCTTCAGTTGAGGCCGTTGAGGAAAAAGTGGAAAATGTAGACAAAAATCCTGGTGAGCAGGTGGAAACAATTGAAGAGAAAGAAGAGAGAGGCGCTGAGAGTAAACCTGAAGAAATTTCAGAAACCGAGCCTGTTGAAAAACTAGAGCAATCCACAGTTGAATCGATTGAAGAAAAGCAAGAAGAACCAGGTGAAACAGTGCTAGTGCCGCTACGATCTTCCGTGGATCCTGTGGAGGAAAAGGTTGAAGTTTTGGAGGAATTGCCTGTTAAAGAAGTAGAAGTGAATGTAGAGAAAGAGGGGACGGTTTCAGAAGCTGAGCCTGCTGAAAAACAGGAGGAATTTGAAGTCAAGCCTGTTGATGAAAAGGTAGACGAACCAACAAAAACAGCTGAACAATCTTCTGTCAAGGCTATTGGGGAAATTGTGGAGAAAACATTACCTGCTAAAGAAGTGGAAGAAACTGCGGTGAAAGAAGTAGATGTTTCAGAAACCGAGATTAAACCTGAAGAAACTGAAAAACTAGAGGAATCAAAAGTTGAGTTACCTGAGGAAAAGCCAGACAAACCGAAAGAAATAGTCAATGCTGTTGAGGAAGAGGATAAAAGTATTGAGAAAGGTGAGGAACTACCTTCTAATGTGGTGGAAAAAATTCAGGAAGCTGAAGACAAAGAACCCAAGGTTTCAGTAGTTGAATCTAAACCTGAGGAAATTTCAGAAACGAAGCCCATTGAATCAGTTGAAAAGAAGTCAGTCCAACCGGAAAAAATAGTTGATGTTCCAGTACAGACATCATTTCTCAAAAAGCTAGGAGAAGCAGAAGAATTGCCTGCTAAAGAGATGGAAGCAAGTGATAACAAAGAACCGGAAGAAATTCCAGAGACCGAGCCGGCTGAACAATTGGAGGGATCGGAAGTTGCCTCAGCTAAAGAAAAACTAGATGaatctataaaaatatttgatgtgCAAGAACAATCATCACCTCAGATTGATAAGGACAAGATTGAGAAAGGGGTAGAATTGCCTACCAAAGAGTTGGAGGTAATGTCAGAGAAAGAAAATGAAGTTCCAGAAGCTGAGTTCAAACATGAAGAAATTTCAGAAACCGAGCCTGCTGAAAAACAAGACGAATCAAAACTCGAATTGGTCGAAGAAAATTTAAACGAACCCACAAAAATAGTCGATGTTCCAGAGCAATCTGTAAAAGTCGTGGTTGAGGAAAAGGTGGGAAGAATCGAGGAATCACCTGCCAAAGAGGTGGATGTAACTGCAGAGGATTCAGTGAAAGTTTCAGAAGATGAGAATATACCTGAAGAAATCAATGAAACCAAGCCTGTTGAGACGATTGAAGAAAAGTCGGTTGAGCCCAAAAAAATAGTGGATGTTGCAGAGAAATTATCAGTTGAGGAAAAGGTAGAACAATTTCCTTCCAAAGAGGTGGAAGCTCCTGTGGAGAAAGAAGCAAAAATTTTAGAAGCTGAGCTTAAACCTGAAGAAATTTCTGAATCGACACCAGAGGAGAAACTGGTTGAACAAACTGAAGTTACAGAAAGACATGAGAAAGATCCTACAGCTGCTGAGCCGTTGGAGAAAGAAGTAAAAGAGGTTAAACCTGAAGAAATTTCTGAATTCACACCGGAGGAGAAACTGGTCGAACAATCTGAAGTTACAGAACAACGTGAGAAAGAGCCTCCAGCTGCTGAGCCATCGGAAAAAGAAGTAAAAGTTTTAGAAGTTGAGCTTAAACCTGAAGAAATTACTGAATCCACACAGGAGAAACTGGCTGAACAATCGGAAGTTACAGAACAACATGAGAAAGAGCCTCCAGCTGCTGAGCCGTCAGATAAAGAAGTGAAAGTTTTAGTAGCTGAGCTTAAACCTGAAGAAATTTACGAATCCACACCAGAGGAGAAACTGGTTGAACAATCTGAAGTAACAGAACAACATGAGAAAGAACCTCTGGCTGCTGAGCCTTTTGAGAAAGAATCGAAAGTTTTAGAAGCTGAGCTTAAACCTGAAAAAATTTCTGAATCCACACTGGAGGAGAAACTGATAGAACAATCTGAAGTTACAGAACAAAGAGACAAACCGCCTCCAACTGCTGAGCCTGTGGAGAATGAAGCGAACGTTTTCGAAGCTGAGCTTAAACCTGAAGAAATTTCCGAATCCACACCGAAGGAGAAACTGGTAAAACAATCTGAAGTTACAGAACAAAGTGTGAAAGAGCTTCCAGCTTCTGAGCCAATGGAACAAGGTAAGGTGGAGGCTTTAGCAGAAAAGTTGGACGAAACCAAGTTATCAAATACGGAGGAACCGAATATACTTGAAACCCGAGTGGAAGAAATCTCAGAAAAGGCTGATGCACCAAATGATCAACAGAAGGAATCTGTAAAGAACATTGTGGAGATTGATCCCCAGCCTGAAGAAAAAGTCGTCGACTCAGGAAAAAATGAATTAGAAACTGAAGCCCAAGAAGATAAAAGTGTTACTACCCGAGAGATGATTCCATGTGAAGCAAAGCCTACTGAGAGTGAAGCTACTGAAAAACTAGTGAAAGAGGAAGTCACTTCCGGAGACATTGAACTGTTGGCCGAAAATGGAAAAACGAAAAATGAAGCGGAAGTTGAGGGGAATGGAAATGAAGAAGCGACAAAAGAAGCTGAGAAATGTGAGCCTGCAACACAAATTGAAAAGATCAGTCGCTCACTCAAAGAGAAGTTGGAGCAAGAGAAACGAGATGATGAAACAACCAAAACTGACGTTCAGACAGAAGCTACCAATGAATCAGAGGATACAAAATCAGCAGAAGATTCTTGTAAAGAAGAAGTTTTGGTGAAGACTTCTCAAAAGCAATCAAACAACATCATGAAGATGGTTAAACATTCATTAGTCAAGGCAAAGAAAGCCATCATCGGCAAATCAGCAAATTCGAAAACACCGGTTTCTGAGATGAATGGGGACGAGGTTAGTAAATAA
- the LOC140960527 gene encoding germin-like protein 5-1, with the protein MASAGFCRMLTIMAIILVAGRSASADPDMLQDICVADLASAVKVNGFVCKSNTSADDFFSALLANPGATNNTFGSLVTGANVQRIPGLNTLGVSLSRIDYAPGGLNPPHTHPRATEIVFVLYGELEVGFITTANVLYPKIIKKGEIFVFPRGLVHFQKNNGTVPAAVIAAFNSQLPGTQTISTTLFGASPPVPDNVLSKAFQISTFEVQKIKFRFAPK; encoded by the exons ATGGCCTCCGCCGGCTTCTGTAGAATGCTAACAATAATGGCTATAATCTTGGTCGCCGGAAGATCAGCTTCTGCCGACCCGGACATGCTTCAAGATATCTGTGTTGCTGATCTTGCTTCtg CTGTAAAAGTCAACGGATTTGTGTGTAAGTCAAACACGTCGGCGGACGACTTCTTCTCCGCCCTCCTGGCCAATCCCGGCGCCACCAACAACACCTTCGGATCACTAGTCACTGGTGCCAACGTACAGAGAATCCCAGGCCTAAACACCCTCGGCGTTTCCCTCTCCAGGATCGACTACGCCCCCGGCGGTCTCAACCCACCACACACTCACCCACGCGCCACCGAGATCGTGTTTGTCCTCTACGGTGAGCTGGAAGTTGGCTTCATCACCACCGCGAATGTCCTCTACCCTAAGATCATCAAAAAAGGCGAGATCTTCGTCTTCCCTAGAGGCCTCGTCCACTTCCAGAAGAACAACGGGACAGTTCCCGCAGCTGTGATCGCCGCCTTCAATAGTCAGCTTCCGGGAACGCAGACCATCTCCACCACCTTGTTTGGGGCATCGCCGCCGGTGCCGGATAATGTTTTGTCGAAGGCGTTCCAGATTTCGACTTTCGAAGTTCAGAAGATCAAGTTCAGATTCGCGCCCAAATGA
- the LOC140960524 gene encoding glutamate--tRNA ligase, cytoplasmic-like: MELNFSADSPPLAAIAAAKISGVSLTSNSTLAPGSTPTLALSNGQRLQGAYVLLKYVGRTACIPDFYERDAYQSCQIDEWIDFAPIFGSGSEFEGACCSVDEYLLEHTFLVGNSISIADVAIWAGLAGTGLRWESLTKSKKYQNLVRWFNSISAEYDGVLSEFLATYIGKRGSGKSIPSNSKEPQTSSSRSIAKENGVQVDETAGSRSAFELDLPDAEVGKVKLRFAPEPSGYLHIGHSKAALSNQYFAERYKGQLIVRFDDTNPDKESSEFVDNLLKDIDTLGIKYDAVTYTSDYFPQLMEMAEKLIRKGMAYVDDTPREKMKEERMDGVESRCRNNSVEENLNLWNEMIAGSERGLMCCLRGKLDMQDPNKSLRDPVYYRCNLTPHHRIGSQYKLYPTYDFCCPFVDAVEGITHALRSSEYHDRNDQYHRIQSDMGFRRVHIYEFSRLNMVYTLLSKRKLLWFVQNGKVEGWDDPRFPTVQGIVRRGLKIEALIQFILEQGTSKNLNLMEWDKLWAINKKIIDPVCPRYTAVVEEQRVLLILTDGPRDPFVRVLPKHKKYDGAGEKAVTYSNKIWMDYADAELIAVDEEVTLKDWGNAVVKEIKKDQNGIITQLVGVLNLKGNVKTTKLKLTWLPDSNELVRLTLVAFDYLITKKKLEENEDFVDVLNPCTRKETHALGESDMRNLKRGDIIQLERKGYYRCDVPFIRPSKPIVMFAIPDGKQQAMTK; the protein is encoded by the exons ATGGAACTCAATTTCTCCGCCGATTCTCCTCCTCTTGCCGCCATCGCCGCCGCGAAAATTTCCGGTGTGTCTCTCACGTCAAATTCTACTCTTGCTCCCGGCTCTACACCAACTCTTGCCTTATCTAACGG ACAGAGGCTGCAAGGAGCTTATGTACTTCTGAAATATGTGGGTAGGACTGCCTGCATTCCTGATTTCTATGAGAGGGATGCTTATCAATCATGCCAG ATTGATGAATGGATTGATTTTGCTCCTATCTTTGGTTCTGGATCTGAATTTGAGGGGGCGTGCTGCTCAGTGGATGAATATTTGCTGGAGCATACTTTCCTAGTAGGCAACAGTATTTCGATTGCGGATGTAGCAATCTGGGCTGGTCTTGCAG GAACTGGTTTGAGATGGGAAAGTTTGACAAAATCTAAGAAGTACCAAAACCTTGTTCGGTGGTTCAACTCGATTTCTGCCGAATATGATGGTGTGCTAAGTGAATTTCTTGCAACTTATATTGGGAAAAGAGGCTCTGGAAAATCAATACCATCTAACTCAAAAGAGCCGCAAACTTCTAGTTCTCGATCCATTGCTAAGGAGAATGGCGTCCAAGTGGATGAAACAGCAGGTAGCCGATCCGCCTTTGAGCTGGATCTCCCTGATGCAGAGGTTGGGAAAGTGAAGTTGCGTTTTGCACCAGAACCCAGTGGCTATCTTCATATAGGTCATTCAAAAGCAGCATTGTCGAACCAGTATTTTGCCGAGCGGTATAAAGGACAGCTGATTGTGAGATTTGACGACACAAACCCTGACAAAGAAAGTAGTGAGTTTGTGGACAATCTTCTTAAAGATATTGACACTCTAGGGATAAAATATGATGCTGTGACATACACATCAGACTACTTTCCCCAACTCATGGAAATGGCAGAGAAATTGATCCGTAAGGGTATGGCCTATGTCGATGATACTCCACGTGAGAAAATGAAGGAGGAAAGGATGGATGGTGTAGAATCGAGATGCAGAAATAACAGTGTGGAGGAGAATCTCAATTTGTGGAATGAAATGATAGCTGGCTCAGAGAGGGGATTAATGTGTTGTCTACGGGGAAAACTGGACATGCAGGACCCAAATAAATCACTTCGGGATCCAGTGTATTACCGCTGTAATTTGACTCCTCATCACAGGATCGGATCTCAATACAAATTATATCCAACATATGACTTTTGTTGTCCATTTGTTGATGCTGTGGAAGGCATCACGCATGCTCTTCGATCAAGTGAATACCATGATCGAAATGACCAATATCATAGAATTCAATCGGATATGGGATTTAGAAGGGTCCATATATATGAATTTAGTCGGCTGAATATGGTGTACACACTTCTAAGTAAGCGCAAGCTTCTGTGGTTTGTCCAAAATGGCAAGGTTGAAGGATGGGATGATCCTCGTTTTCCTACAGTTCAAGGAATAGTGCGCAGGGGCCTGAAGATTGAAGCACTGATACAATTCATCTTGGAACAG GGGACCTCCAAGAATCTCAATCTCATGGAATGGGACAAACTCTGGGCGATCAATAAGAAGATTATTGATCCCGTATGTCCCAGGTATACTGCTGTGGTTGAAGAGCAACGTGTATTGCTGATTCTAACTGATGGTCCCCGCGATCCCTTCGTGCGAGTTTTACCCAAACACAAGAAATATGATGGTGCTGGAGAGAAAGCCGTAacttattcaaataaaatatggaTGGATTATGCTGATGCGGAATTGATCGCAGTTGATGAGGAAGTCACTTTAAAGGATTGGGGCAATGCAGTTGTCAAGGAAATCAAGAAAGACCAAAATGGCATCATAACTCAGCTTGTGGGAGTTTTGAATCTCAAAGGCAATGTCAAGACAACGAAATTGAAACTCACATGGCTTCCAGATTCCAACGAGCTCGTCAGATTAACGCTAGTAGCCTTTGACTATCTCATCACAAAGAAAAAG CTAGAGGAAAACGAAGATTTCGTTGATGTGCTCAATCCCTGTACGAGGAAGGAGACACATGCACTTGGGGAATCTGATATGCGGAACTTGAAGCGTGGTGACATAATACAACTGGAGAGGAAAGGGTATTACAGATGTGATGTCCCTTTTATTCGGCCTTCAAAACCGATCGTCATGTTTGCAATTCCAGATGGCAAGCAACAAGCCATGACGAAGTAA
- the LOC140959195 gene encoding uncharacterized protein isoform X2, which produces MRVQFTSIQSEKSWVGGPGAVVLSLTGKVLKSNWCLMTCCFPPVPLDGRFIRRCKQGGLQFVILKPILVTVTFILYAKGKYEDGNFSPIQSYLYLTIIYTISYSVALYALALFYVACRDLLQPFNPVPKFIIIKSVVFLTYWQGVLVFLAAKSGLIKDTEQAAEFQSFIICVEMLIAAFGHLYAFPYKEYAGANIGAKHGLTASLAHALKLNDFYHDTVHQFAPTYHDYVLYNHSSEGDDGARKYRARTFVPTGPEMDTVRRNKHMFVNKSEDIQLSSPRSSGDTTPQKSGASHNPAKSEAVSSSLLMDASSTVSVPYDLSLIDIDLSPQKSMHPTNR; this is translated from the exons ATGAGAGTGCAATTTACTTCAATTCAATCAGAGAAGT CGTGGGTAGGTGGTCCTGGAGCTGTTGTGTTAAGTCTGACTGGAAAAGTTTTGAAGTCTAATTGGTGTTTGATGACGTGTTGTTTCCCCCCAGTTCCGCTGGACGG GCGCTTCATTCGAAGATGTAAACAAGGAGGTTTGCAGTTTGTGATACTCAAGCCTATTCTAGTCACAGTCACTTTTATACTTTATGCAAAAGGGAAATACGAAGATGGGAATTTCAGCCCAATTCAATCATACCTCTACCTTACCATTATCTATACAATCTCTTATTCTGTGGCTCTCTATGCCTTGGCCTTGTTTTACGTGGCTTGCAGAGATTTGCTTCAGCCATTCAATCCAGTTCCCAAGTTTATCATTATCAAGTCTGTAGTTTTTCTTACATACTGGCAG GGTGTTTTGGTTTTTCTTGCCGCCAAGTCTGGCTTAATAAAAGATACAGAGCAAGCTGCAGAATTCCAAAGTTTCATAATATGCGTTGAAATGCTTATTGCTGCTTTTGGTCATCTTTATGCTTTTCCCTATAAAGAATATGCTGGTGCAAATATTGGTGCTAAGCATGGCCTCACTGCAAGCCTGGCACATGCTCTGAAACTGAATGACTTTTACCACGATACAGTCCACCAG TTTGCACCGACCTATCATGATTATGTTCTCTACAACCATAGCAGCGAGGGTGACGATGGAGCAAGAAAGTACAGGGCACGTACTTTTGTCCCAACAGGTCCAGAAATGGACACAGTTAGGAGAAACAAGCACATGTTTGTGAACAAGTCGGAAGACATACAGTTATCCAGTCCTCGATCTTCGGGTGATACAACTCCTCAAAAGTCTGGTGCATCCCATAATCCTGCTAAATCGGAAGCAGTGAGTTCGTCTTTGCTCATGGATGCATCAAGCACTGTCTCTGTGCCATACGACCTTTCGCTCATTGACATAGACTTGTCTCCACAGAAATCCATGCATCCAACGAATCGATGA
- the LOC140960525 gene encoding nectarin-1-like produces MAAAAAAAVCRMLGILAIILVAGRVSADPDMLQDICVADLASAVKVNGFVCKSNTSADDFFSSLLANPGSTNNTFGSLVTGANVQRIPGLNTLGVSLSRIDYASGGLNPPHTHPRATEIVFVLYGELEVGFITTANVLYSKIIKNGEIFVFPRGLVHFQKNNGIVPAAVIAAFNSQLPGTQTISTTLFGASPPVPDNVLSKAFQITIPEVQNIKSKFAPK; encoded by the exons AtggccgccgccgccgccgccgccgtcTGTAGAATGCTAGGAATATTGGCTATAATCTTGGTTGCCGGAAGAGTTTCTGCCGACCCGGACATGCTTCAAGATATCTGTGTTGCTGATCTCGCCTCTG CTGTGAAAGTGAACGGATTCGTGTGTAAGTCTAACACGTCGGCGGATGACTTCTTCTCCTCCCTCCTGGCCAATCCCGGCTCCACCAACAACACCTTCGGATCACTAGTCACCGGTGCCAACGTACAGAGAATCCCAGGACTAAACACCCTCGGGGTTTCCCTCTCCAGGATCGACTATGCCTCCGGCGGCCTCAACCCACCACACACTCATCCACGCGCCACCGAGATCGTGTTTGTCCTCTACGGCGAGCTGGAAGTCGGCTTCATCACCACCGCCAACGTCCTCTACTCCAAGATCATAAAAAATGGCGAGATCTTCGTCTTCCCTAGAGGCCTCGTCCACTTCCAGAAGAACAACGGGATAGTTCCCGCGGCGGTGATCGCCGCCTTCAATAGTCAGCTTCCGGGCACACAGACCATCTCTACCACCTTGTTTGGGGCGTCGCCGCCGGTTCCGGATAATGTTTTGTCGAAGGCGTTCCAGATTACGATTCCCGAAGTTCAGAATATCAAGTCCAAATTTGCACCCAAATGA